GATCCAGTCCCCAGAAACAATTATCTCAATATCTTCTGCACTTAATGAACCGTCAATAACCAGTGACTCTAATTCGATATCACCGTACATACCCATATCTGCACCACTAACTATGTTAATATCCTTATATATACTGGTTATTCCAGGGGTAAAGGCACTTGCATCGACAAAATTCAGCGTGCCTTCTTCAAAGGTGACTTTTGCGTTTTCATTGACTGAAAAAGTGCCATGCACCATGACAGCAGCTTCGGTAAGTACTCTAAATTCAGCACCTGGATATACATAAAAATGAAATATTACTTCCAGCTCTTGATCAGATTCGGAGCTGAATACAACTTCATGGTCATTCTGTTTATAGATAATCAGCTCATAAAACACATGATTCTCTGCATTTATTCGAATCAATGCATCTTCTGATCCCAGAAACATAACCTCACTGTAATTTAAAGTAACCTCTGCACCCGCATCAGCATACCAGCTACCTTGTATGTTTATTTGCCCCCCGGCAGTATCGTAGAGATGGGATGTCCCATACCAGTGAACATTTCCGAATAATTGTAATCTTGCCTGAGGACCATCACTTGCTAAATGAACTTCACCATGTATATTTGCTGACCCATATACTGCTAAAGATCGGTTTCCAATCGTTAAACTTGCACCTTCAGCAACAGTCAGGTTTCTGCATTGGTTGGTATCAAAATAACCTATCACTGGATAATTTGCTGCACCTTCAGGGATCAAAACATCAGTATCCTCATCAGGTACAATTCCGTTTACCCAGTTTCCTTCCTCATACCAGTATGTGCTAACTGCTCCACTCCATACTCCTGGTCCTTCTATATTTATCCGGTAAGTGCAGGAATTATCATTCTCTGACCATACACATACCCCATAATAATCAGTATCCGTAATTGTTACTGAAATTGATTCATCTTCTCCTGCTCCATTACTGGCACCCCAGGTGACCATGTCTCCTATTGACTGAAAATAGTCACTGTTTTGTGATGAAAAAAATCCTATGTTCAAATCAGCAGATCCCGAGAGAATATCAAGCGAGATGGAATATACTCCCGGATTCAAATATGTATCCCAGATTTGAACAACGTCCGTTGATTGCCAGCTTTCCACCGGATTTAATCCGCTAACCAGATTCTCTCCGGCACCGCCCTCTTTCTCTACTCGTGCATTACTGGAAGTTGTTTCATCATCATAATGCCCCACTCTCACTCCCATGTCATAAGATGCTGTGTGATTTCCATCAATGGCTATGAAATTTACGTTTCTAAAATAATCCTCTGAGCACACAGTCTCCTGCGAGAAAGAGGTATCACTATATAGCCTGATTCCCCAGTTATCATATATGTCGTTTGACCGTACTCCTGCTATGCCCCAGTTATTGGTTGGATGATCAAGCATGAAGAAATCCGGGTCAGTCTCCGTGAGTATCCCCAGGTCTTCAGGAAGTTCCCCTAAACTGCCACCTGGAATAATGGTAAAATCTCCATAACTGCCATCAGCTCCTATCAATGTCCCGTTCTGATCATAGAGCCGAACCCAGATCCTGCATTTCTCCGAATCTATATAATTTGGCACTGTCCAGATGTGATGACCAATATCAGGGATATTATTCACAATATAATTCGCAGTATTAACTTCACTGTCTGTTGCATAAAGAATGCTTACTGTTTGATTTTGACCTGCTGGTGTATCACCCTGCCAACTGATTTCGCATATATCAGTACCGGCATATACCTCTCCTGAATCTCCTGCTCCAGACTGATAATAACGCAAATCTCCATGGGGATATGAAAGATTTATGGCATTGCCATACCCTCCTCCGGGAATTATTGTATAAGCTTCTCCAATTATCGATTCATCATACCACTCAATAACCGAAGAATTGGGGTCATGTACACCTACTGTATTATCGGTTTCATTGTATCCCATAGCTGTGACGAAATGATTCTCATTGATCCAAAGCATCATAGGAAATCCATCTTGCACATAGTCACGTACACGATCAAAATACCAGTTCGGCTCATGATCTTGATATCTTGACCCGGTAAATTCATAATTATTCCGATCATTTGTTACTGCCAATGTCCCTGACACCATGTTTCTACAAAATGTTCCTCCAATATCGTCTGTTTCCATATCTTCTTTCAGTTCCCATGATGTGTTTGGCACGTGATAATCAATAGATGCTCCATCGACTTCTGCAAAAACCCAATCCACAAGTTTAGAGTAATTTTGCACAGTATTAATGGAGTTATAATCATACCAGCCAAGAAGCATTGCTGCTGCCGTAGGTCCACAGCCATAATGCCAGGGATAAAATGGCATGTATTCATGATTTACAAGACATACCTGACTTCTGGTTAATTCCCGCTCACCACTCTCAAATGCTGACCATTCAGCACTATAATCTTCTCTATCACAAAAAAAATCAATACTTTCTGCAAACTCAATAAAATCCCCTTCTTCTACTACTTTTGCTGGAGGTAATACTCTAATATATTTTCTTTCTCCATTGTTACTCACACAATACCACACATTAGCAGTTGTCAGATAGTATGTTTTTTCCAGAGTATAACCTTTTCCTATCTCTTCTTCTGCCAAAGACCGTAATTTATCACCAAGTAAATACTCATGGGAAAGAGATTCAGAGTGTTGCAGTATCACTGGCATATCTCTGCGTGCACTCAAAAGCATCGAGCAAAATCCCTCATTCGCTGAGATATCAGGTTCATCAGGAAATTTATCCCCTTTAAAGAAATTGTATCGATAAGCCACAATTTCTTCATCACTGTAATAATACGGAATCACGTCACCTTTGGTTACTTCCCCCCAAAGAGCTTCGGCATTCCTCATTGCTATGTCTTCAATTACATTCGCTGGCACTATATCATTATTAGAAAACAATGCCGATACCACAAAAAGTAAAACCAAAAAAATCATAGAGTTTTTCATAACTCCCTCCAGTTTGTTTTATTTATTCTATTTATTTCTTCTTGAATTTGATAGAAATGGATTGGTTTGGAAAAGAAGCTCTCTGCGCCTCTCTCCAATGCATCTTTTTTTATCCTGTCACTAACATTACTCGAAATCATCACTACCTTAGTTAGGGGATATTTCTGCTTGATTTCTTTTAAGAAGCTGATCCCATTCATTTCCGGCAAATTGATATCCAGAAACACTAAACCTATATCCTTTTCCGTAAGCATCTCGCGTGCAAGTGATGGTTTCCCTGCTGTAAATACATCGTAATTCCTGTGCAAAAGATATTCTGCCAGTTCATCACAAATCCTGCTGTCATCATCTAAGACAAGTATGCTTTTCATATCATATACCTCGGTTTCATTACTTTTACTATAAGCAGTCCGAGTTCCACATGGTGATATTTCTCTTCCAAAATTTACTATAAAATCAGTATCTATATTTAATTATTCAAGTTATCTTTAAATTAAGTGTCCTCTGTATTATTTTCCTCTTCCTCAATATTCCCCCAGTTGTAGCAAATTTTTTGTAGCAATCTGCTACAATGTCCCATCTTGCTACAATCCACGACTAACGACTAACACCCTTCTCACTTTCCCCTTCTTCCTCTCTTCACTCTTCACTATTCACCGTTCACTTTTTGATATTTCTCCAGTCGCCTGATCAAGGTATGTCTTGATACTCCCAATATCTCTGCGGCTTTTGTCTGATTGCCATCCGTCTTTTGCAGAGCACTCAGTATCATTTCACGCTCTTTATCTTCCAGATTCCAGGTCTCATTTTCTACGCAATTGTCTTTATTACCATTATTGCAAACCGGAAAGCTCTTCGCACCCAAAACTTTATCTTTACTGAGTATCAATGCCCTTTCAGTCAGGTTTTTCAATTCCCGCACATTACCCGGAAAATCATAACTTTTAAGTAATTGCAGAGCTTCTTTGCTGATTTCGGGAACTACTCTGCCATTTTGACCACAGAATTTATTAATGAAATGCTCCAGTAAAGGTTTTATATCTTCCCGCCTTTCTCGCAGCGGGGGAATATCTATGACTATGGTATTTAAACGATGATAAAGATCAAGCCTGAAACTACCTTCCTCAATACTCCTGCCCAGATCATGATTAGTAGCTGCCACTATCCGCACATCAGAATCAATATCATGCTCAGTCCCTATTCTTCTAAATTTCTTCTCTTCTATCACTCGCAAAAGTTTGCTCTGCATCTCCACCGGCATATCTGCAATCTCATCCAGAAACAATGTTCCCCCTCTTGCTAGCTCAAAAACCCCTTTTCTATCATCTATCGCACCAGTAAATGAGCCCTTCTTATGTCCAAAAAATATGCTCTCCATCAATGTCTCTGGTACTGCTGAACAGTTTATAGGAAAGAAACTCCCTCCCTTTCTGTTACTGGAATAATGGATTATGCGGCTAACGATCTCTTTCCCGGTACCACTTTCACCTGTTATCAGCACGTTTACATCATATCCTGCAACATTTATGGCGTTTTCCAGAACTTCTTTGATTTGCCTGCTCCCGCCAATGAATTCCCGCTCCAGTGAATTTTCCAGTTCCATCGATATCAAAGAATTACGCTCTTCATATTCCTGCAGCTTCTGCTGAATCCTGATAAATTTTCTAGTCCTGCTGATAGCTATCTTAGCATCCATCTGCCGAAACGGCTTTTTAAGAAAGTCTATTGCACCCAGTCGCATCGCTTCTATCACGGTGTCCATATCTCCATGACCCGTTATCATGATCACTTCCAGCTCTGCAATTTCACTTTTCAGTTTCTCCAGAAGTTCCAGTCCATTGGCATCACCCAGCATCACGTCTAAAAACAATATATCTGGCTTCTCTTTCCTGATCAGTGCTAATCCCTGTTCCAATGAATTTGCTGTTTCCACCCAATATCCCTGTCTTTGCAAATATTCCTGCAGCTCCATCGTGATGCGTTTATCATCATCTAA
The sequence above is drawn from the Candidatus Stygibacter australis genome and encodes:
- a CDS encoding response regulator is translated as MKSILVLDDDSRICDELAEYLLHRNYDVFTAGKPSLAREMLTEKDIGLVFLDINLPEMNGISFLKEIKQKYPLTKVVMISSNVSDRIKKDALERGAESFFSKPIHFYQIQEEINRINKTNWREL
- a CDS encoding sigma-54 dependent transcriptional regulator, which encodes MDLRVVILDDDKRITMELQEYLQRQGYWVETANSLEQGLALIRKEKPDILFLDVMLGDANGLELLEKLKSEIAELEVIMITGHGDMDTVIEAMRLGAIDFLKKPFRQMDAKIAISRTRKFIRIQQKLQEYEERNSLISMELENSLEREFIGGSRQIKEVLENAINVAGYDVNVLITGESGTGKEIVSRIIHYSSNRKGGSFFPINCSAVPETLMESIFFGHKKGSFTGAIDDRKGVFELARGGTLFLDEIADMPVEMQSKLLRVIEEKKFRRIGTEHDIDSDVRIVAATNHDLGRSIEEGSFRLDLYHRLNTIVIDIPPLRERREDIKPLLEHFINKFCGQNGRVVPEISKEALQLLKSYDFPGNVRELKNLTERALILSKDKVLGAKSFPVCNNGNKDNCVENETWNLEDKEREMILSALQKTDGNQTKAAEILGVSRHTLIRRLEKYQKVNGE